Below is a genomic region from Nitrospirota bacterium.
AAAGGCCATGATCGAGAACCTGAAAAAAGGGGACAAGGTCATCACCTCTGGCGGCGAATATGGTGTTGTCGAAGAGGTCAAGCCGACCACCGTCATTGTCAAGATAGCTGAAAACGTTAAAGTAAAGTACGGCAAGGGCTTTATCGCTTCGGTAAGGACAGAAGAAGACGAATAGTCCATAGTAATCAGTCAGTTTCTTCACTGGTCATCATTGCAGAAAAATCATTTGAGTTTATTTCGCGGAGGTTATTAGATGAATAAGAGCATTTTCTGGAGATTCCTTTTTATCGGGATAGCTGTTGTTGCTGCAGTTGTCTTTTTTCTGCCCAATACTCCCGTATTCAAGAGTATGCCGGAGTGGTGGCAGAAGAACATGCCGAACAAGGGCATAGTGCTCGGCCTCGATCTTCAGGGCGGCCTGCATCTTGTCTATGAGGTAGAAGCAGACAAGGCAGTCGAGTCCACAATCGAGCGTTACGCTTTCACCATAAAGGAAATGCTTCAGAAGAGGAAACTCCAGGCAGAAGTAAAAAAGAACAACCTGAACATTGAGGTAACACCCGCTTCTCAGGACATCATGAAAGCGCTCAGGGAAGGGTATAACAACCTCGACATATCCGAGTCCGGACAGATGGTCACTCTCAGGCTGAACGAAAAAGAAAGATCGTTCATTAAGGACAATGCGGCAAACCAGGCGCTCGAGACGATCAGGAACAGGATAGACCAGTTCGGCGTTGCTGAACCTACGATCCACAGACAGGGGCAGAATGAGATCGTGGTGCAGTTACCCGGAGTAAAAGACCCTCAACGGGCGAGAGATCTGATCGGCAGAACTGCGCTGCTTGAGTTTAAGATCGTAAACGATGAAGCGCCGCTTGCTTCTCAGCTGCCTTCTTCCATAACACCAGGCGACGAGGAGAAGATACTGAGCCAATTTGCTGACAAGATACCTGCTGACAGCCAGATCCTTTTTGAGAAGAAGGTGAACAAGGAAACCGGTGCTGTGACGAAGTTCCCCATTCTTGTGAAAAAAGACGCTATGCTCACCGGCGCACTCCTGAGCGAGGCAAAGGTCACCCTTGATACGCAGTTCAGCACACCCCATGTATCCATTACCTTCAATCCCGAAGGCGCGAAAAGGTTCGAGGAAGTGACCGGTGCAAATGTAAAGAAGCGACTTGCTATCATTCTTGACAACACGGTCTATTCAGCACCGGTGATCCAGGAGAAAATCGGGGGAGGCAGCGCCCAGATAACCGGAAGCTATGGCATGGAAGAGGCTAAAGACCTGAGCATCGTTCTCAAGGCTGGAGCACTTCCTGCTCCGCTCAAGATGCTTCAAAACGTGACCGTCGGACCATCGTTAGGCAGCGACTCGATCGAGGCAGGCAAAATGGCAGGCATTGCAGGAACGATTGCCGTGGCATTGTTTATGATCTTCTACTACAGGCTGTCAGGCGTTATCGCTGACTTTGCCCTGACCCTTAATATTATCCTGCTCTTCGGTGCCATGGCATCCCTGAACGCAACGCTCAGTCTGCCGGGCATCGCAGGCATCATTCTGGCGATCGGTATGGCTGTTGACTCCAACGTGCTGATGTTCGAACGAATGAGGGACGAACTGCGCGCAGGCAAGACCCCGCGGTCTGCGGTTGATTCAGGCTACAAGAAGGCGTTCTGGACCATCTTTGACTCTCACATTACAACCTTGATCACCGCTGCTGTTCTCTACCAGTTCGGCACCGGGCCGATCAAAGGTTTTGCGGTCACACTGGGCCTCGGCGTTATGATCAACCTTTATACAGCGCTGATCGGGACCAAGTCCGTCTTCGATCTGATAAATTCCAACAGCGACGTCAAGAAGCTGAGCATATAGGAGAGACCATGTTTGAACTCGTTAAAAATACAAAGATAGATTTTTTGGGGAAAAAATATATTGCCTTTGTCCTGTCCGGCCTCATCTCGATCATCGGCCTTTTCGCGATATATCAGATCGCACACGGCAGGGCAAACCTCGGCATAGACTTTGCGGGCGGCACATCCGTGCAGCTCAAGTTCGAAAAACCAACAAAGGTTCATGACATCAGAAAAGCGCTTGAGGATGGCGGCATCAAGGACTTTGACCTCCAGGAACTGACCGGTGAGAACAAGATACTTATCCGGGCAAAGAACATCGAGATACAGCTGGGCAAGGTGTCAGAACAGATCACCAGCGTTATCAGTCAGAAGTTTCCGGAAAACAAGTTTGTTGTGGATTCGACAACTGAGATCGGCCCCAAGGTCGGCGGCAAGCTTCGCGCAGATGCGGGCATGGCGATCGTCGTATCAACGATCGGCATTCTTATCTATATTGCGATCAGGTTCAAGCTCAACTTTGCGGTCGGCGCTACCGTTGCAACATTTCACGATGTAACCGCAGTGTTAGGCATCTTCTTCCTGTTAGGCAAGGAGATCAATCTCATCCTTGTAACCGCGCTGCTGACCATCGCCGGCTATTCGCTGACCGACACGGTCGTTGTTTTTGACAGGATCAGGGAAAACCTCCGCACGCGGCTTAAGGACCCGGTTGAAGGCGTAATGAACCTGAGCATCAATGAGGTACTGTCGAGGACCATCGTTACATCGTTCACGGTTCTCCTTACGTCGATCGCTCTCTTCTTTTTCGGCGGGGAGGTGCTCCACGACTTCAGTCTGGCAATGATCCTGGGCGTTCTGGTCGGCACCTATTCATCGATCTTTGTTGCAAGCCCGATCGTGCTCCTCTGGGGCGGCAACAAGGCCTTTGCAAAGAAATCGTGATGTGTGATGAGTAAAGAGTAATGCATAAAGACGAGAGGATTGCGTCTTTATTTAATCGGCCACAGTCTCTTTTGTTTCATTCTCACACTGATTACGCATTACAGATCACGCGTTACGGCCTCTATGCATAGGCGCTGGCTCCTTAACAAGACCAACGCTGAATTCATTTCCTATCTTTCCCGTGCAGCTTCGATCTCCCCGGTATTCTCCCAGATCCTTATCAATCGCGGCATAAAGACAGCAGCCGAAGTGCAGGACTTTCTGCACCCTCGGGTTACCGGTCTATCAGACCCCTTTGACCTTCACAATGTAAGGCCGGCAATTGAGCGGATCAAGGCTGCGCGCAAACAGGGGGAGCGGGTCTTTGTTCACGGCGACTATGATGCAGACGGCCTGACAGCCACAGCTATCATGGTGAGTGCGCTCAGGACAGCAGGTCTGGACGTCCACTACTTTATTCCCAGCAGGATGACCCATGGTTACGGGTTTAATATCATAGGCGTGGAAACAGCCCAAAAGGCCGGCGCAAGATTGATCATAACCGTAGACTGCGGCATCAGTTCTTTTGAAGCTGCAGCTCATGCGCAAAGCCTGGGGATCGACCTGATCATCACTGACCACCACGAGCCGACACGGAAAGAAGGGACAAAGAACAAGGGGCAAGGGGCAGAGGATTCCAGTGACGGTCAAGAACTGGTTACGCATCACGCGTCACGCATCACGGATTTTATGATTCCTCATGCCGTGGCAGTCATCAATCCAAAGTGTTCTCCTGATGGTTCACGCCTCACGGTCCTCTGCGGCGCCGGCATTGCCTTTAAGCTTGCCCAGGCAATGGCAATAGATAACGACATCACCTTTTCAGAAGATGACCTTATGCCGCTCCTGGACCTTGCTGCCCTCGGCACGATTGCAGATGTCGTTCCCCTTATCGGCGAGAACAGGATCATTGTCAGGGAGGCCATGCAGCATATTCAGGATGGGAACAGGCTCGGCATGAGGGCGCTGAAGCAGGCCGCGGGACTGGACAATAAACAGCTGAGAACCGGCCTTCTTGCCTTCACCCTGGTCCCGAGGATCAATGCCGCAGGCAGGGTCGGCGATGCACAGGACGTGGTGAAGCTTTTTCTCTCTGATGCTGAGCAGGAGGCCTACGATCTTGCAGCGTGGCTTGACCGGACAAACAGCGAACGCAGGAAGATCGAGGAGATCGTTTATCAGGATGCGCTGTCAGAACTAAGAGGAATTGATCCGGCAGCGGTAATCATGCTTGCCAAAGAAGGATGGCATCCCGGCGTGTTAGGCATTGCGGCATCAAAGATTGCGGACTCCTTTAATCTCCCTGCCTTTATTTTCACGATCGAGAACGGCATCGCCAAGGGCTCCAGCCGCAGCATTCCGGCATTTGATATCTGTGCCGGGCTTTCAGAATGCAGGGATCTTCTTATCGCTTTTGGCGGCCACAAGCAGGCTGCAGGGGTAAGACTCAGGGCAGACAACCTCCCTGCCTTTGAACAGCGGCTGCGGCAGATCATTCAAAGAGACGTCTCCCCGGAAGACCTTGTCCCCACCCTTGAGATACATGCCTCTGTTCTGCTCAACCAGCTGGACACACAACTCATGCATGAGATCGAACTGCTCGAACCTTTTGGCCATGGCAACCCGGAACCTCTCCTTGGCGCCAGGGAGCTCGAGATCATGTATCCAAAAGTGCTCAAGGACCGCCACCTGAAAATGAAGCTCAAAAAAAGCGCATCGTATATTGATGCCATAGGCTGGGACATGGGCCACCTGCTTGAAGATCTCGGCCAGGCAGCTATCTTTGACGCTGTCTTTACGCCCTCGTATAACGACTGGAACGGCAACAGGAGCATCCAGCTTGTCCTCAAGGGACTTCGCCCCTCTGCGTAGCAAAAGCCGTTCAAGGGGTCGTCCCGACGAGTTGGGATCAGCTCCACCATTTATTCCCTGTCCAAATCCGTTATGCAATAGCGCATCATCTTTACATTCTTCCGATAGATCTGCCCAAACTTCTGCTATAATTTGACAAGTTTGTTGCCGTAAGGTAATGGGGGACGTGAAATGAAGAGCGACAAAGAACAGAATAATCATATCGCCCTGTTTAAGGGCAAGGCGATCAGAAAGACCCTGCATAACAAGGAGTGGTGGTTTTCGGTCGTTGATGTAATTGCCGTGCTGACGGATAGTCCTACTCCCAGGCAATACTGGGGCAAGGTTAAGCAGCGCGAGTTTCTGGATCTTCAGTTGTCCCCAGTTTGGATACAACTGAAATTGGAAAGCGCAGACGGTAAAAAAATATGAAACCGACTGCGCCAATACCGAAGGCATGTTCCGCATTATCCAGTCTATCCCCTCACCTAAGGCTGAGCCTGCATGCCATCATTGATGGCAATGCCATATTGGCTACTTGCAAATAAATTAGGGAATTATTGGGTTTATGATATTTTATGCGAACATGGCCCAAATAACTTGAATCTATGTGAATAGTATTTGGTCCATGTTCTATTCCATATCTCCATTAAAGCAATGAAACTGAAGTATAAGGAGGGCTGCATAAATACTGGGAGACGGGATGAAGGTCACGAGTGACAAAGCTAAGCTATTCCTCGCTGTAACGATATTGCTTCTTGTTGTGCAGACAGCAATTGCCGAAGATCTGCTTTCATACCATGAAAAAACTGGAACTTTGGAAATTATCTTGGCCAAGTTGTCCCAAGCTGAGCCCACGTTTTTTGTTCCGATAACTGCACAGGACTACTTTAATCGAGCTGAAAAATATCATAAGGAAGATCAGATAGACCGTGCTCTCCTTGACTATGACAAGGCCCTTGATATTGATCCGGCAATGGTAATGGCATATGAGAGGCGGGGTTCAATCTATGCCCGAGAGGAGAAATATGAGCGTGCAGTCGCCGACTTTAACCGGGCCATAGGGCTTAATCTGCACACAGCTTCCGTATTTGCAATGAGGGGCGCTGCATATAGCGACCTCAAGGAGTATGAACTTGCCATTGATGACCTTTCCCGGTCGATCAAAATGGATAGCAAGCGTGCCGATACTTATCGTCTCAGGGGAGAAGCATATAGTGTTCTGCACGATTATGGTATGGCTGCGGCTGACATGAAGAAATCTATTGAACTAAATCCGAAAGCCTGCTGTGAATTTCATATGCTTGGTGATTATCTCATGCAACAGGGAGAAACAGAGCAGGCCATTATACAGTACACAAAGGCCACTGAGTGTGAGCCAAACCACGACACCGCATATATCCATAGAGGTCTTGTATACTATCGCACCGGGCGATTTGCGAATGCTTTTGCGGACTTTACATCGGTCACTGACAAGGCAAGGACCTACGATTATGTTCTTCTTTATGCGCACATTGCTGGTCGAAAAAGCAATATCCAAGGACTCGATGACTTTACTCATATGCTATCTGTCCTCTTCTCCAAAAAATCCGCTGATCAATGGATAGTGCAGCTCGCAGGCTATCTTCTTGGAGACAGCATGAATGAGGGAAAGCTGATAGAAGAGGCGAAAAAGGGTAAAGATACCGATGACATCAACGGGCGGCTCTGCGAGGCATATTATTTCATCGCCGAAAAGCTTCTTTTGCAGGGAGCTACCGGAATGGCAGAAGAGTACTTCAGGAAAAGCATTGACACCGGCGTGCAGGATTTCATGGAACCGGAAACTTCAAAGGCCATGCTGAGGATGTTAGATGGCAATGAAAAATAGTGCCTCGAAAACTATAAGCAAGGGAAGTGGAGGAGATACTATGGAGAAATACTTCAAAATCATAGCAATGGTATTGATTATCGCCAGTGTTTCCATGCTGAATATGAATGAAGCATCTGCTGCAGAAAAGCCAAAATTCGCTGATGCGGACAAAGTCAACGCGCTGTATCTTTCTGGTGAAACGAAAAAGGCCAAAGAGTTGATGCTCAAGGCCCCTGAGAACCAGCGGGACATAGGCTGGTACGGCTTTATGATTCACCTGCAGATAAGACTCGGTGAATCGAAGGATGCAGAAATAACCGCTAAGGCAAGTATTTCACGATACCCTAAAGAGTCTTCCCTATACCTAAGCCTGGCCTCTGCCTATTCAGCGCAGAAGGAATATGAAAAGGCCCTGGAGACTATAGAGCAGGCAAGAGCTTTTGCGGCTCAAGACAAAAAGGAACGCGGCTGGGTACTGGACGAAAAGGCCCGCATCTACAAATCCATGGGTGAGTATGAGAAGGCTAAGAAAACCTACGATGAACTTTTACAATTTGACGCAGGTAATATCAATTACATTCTCAACTCCATGATGATAGAATCTGCGCTTGGCAACTATTCAATATGTAGTGCACGCTTTGAAAAAGCAAAGGCTGATGGGATCAGCCCATATGGCGAGAACGTGGGAATCCAGTTTCTCAGTATTGCAGCTTACCACAGCGGGAATAATGAAGACGCGAAGAAACATACCAGGCAGCTTCGGATGAAAAATACCGGAACGTTCAACAGCGAGATTGCGTTTATGAGTTTCGTTCTTGACTATGAAGCTGATGCCGTCATTGAAATGCTCAGAGGCACCCAGCCGCCGGGAGGAGATACAACCTCTATCTACTATGCGGGGTTGAAGGCGAGAAAGGGCGATGAAGCTATGCTGAACAATATACTTGCAAAGTGGAGCGAGCTTACCGCTGGAGAACTGGAAGCGCTTGCGATTGTGCTTGTCCACCTGAAGTATCAGGAAGCTCTTGTTGTCGCACAAAACCTCTATGAGAAGAATCCGCGAGATCCAGATTATAATTATCTGCTTGCATTTGCCCACAAGAATAGCGGTAAAGACTATCGGAAATACTCCGAGTATGCCATCAGTAAGGCACCGAACAATAAGGTGTATGGGGCACTATTGAAAGGAGGTAACGATACCGGGCAGCGGCAGTGATAGCATGAAACTTCTCACCGGAGAGAACGGCATGCCTGAGTGGTAAAACCGCATACAGCCTACGGCATTGAGATGACGAAGGCTTTGCTCTGAAAAGCAAATACAAAAAAACCATTGAACGGGAGGTAATGATGAAATACTTATCGGTCATTGTTGGTCTTGTGCTATCTGTTTTGGCTGGTCTTGTCGTGGCGCATAATGCTAACGCAGGAGAATCCTACTCGGCCGACATAGTAGAGTTTGGCGTATATAAAGCTGGTAACTTGAAGCAGGTAGAAGACGAACCAAGCCCAACAGGAACGCGCAATAAGGTAACAGGCCTTCAACTCGTTGAGCAGACAGAAAGGATACCGGGAAAACTCAACAATCGTTTTGGAGTCAAATGGAAAATCAATGGCCCCGTGAAGGACGAAAACATCGAATACATCAGAATGGTTAAATTTCCGCGACCCATGAAAAAAGCTGATGGCTCAACGCAGGAAGTTTATCGTTCTACAAAGCCTGCCAAGGTCGGGCAAATAACCTATGACGGATATGGCTTTGACAACGAATGGGAAATAATCCCCGGTATATGGACATTTGAAATCTGGGTGCAGGGCAAGAAACTGGCTGAAAAGTCCTTAACTGTCTACGCGCCGACCACAGAGTGAATAGTTGAGCTATGCGGCACTATTTTATAATATCAAAGGTCATCGAAGCGACTTCCACGTCGTCAATGTAGATCTTCCTGGTCCATTTCCCTGGGACTAATTCATATTCATAGC
It encodes:
- the yajC gene encoding preprotein translocase subunit YajC produces the protein MFTNLAYAMGTNPQAGQGQGGGLMGFLPLILIFVIFYFMLIRPQQKRAKETKAMIENLKKGDKVITSGGEYGVVEEVKPTTVIVKIAENVKVKYGKGFIASVRTEEDE
- the secD gene encoding protein translocase subunit SecD, which gives rise to MNKSIFWRFLFIGIAVVAAVVFFLPNTPVFKSMPEWWQKNMPNKGIVLGLDLQGGLHLVYEVEADKAVESTIERYAFTIKEMLQKRKLQAEVKKNNLNIEVTPASQDIMKALREGYNNLDISESGQMVTLRLNEKERSFIKDNAANQALETIRNRIDQFGVAEPTIHRQGQNEIVVQLPGVKDPQRARDLIGRTALLEFKIVNDEAPLASQLPSSITPGDEEKILSQFADKIPADSQILFEKKVNKETGAVTKFPILVKKDAMLTGALLSEAKVTLDTQFSTPHVSITFNPEGAKRFEEVTGANVKKRLAIILDNTVYSAPVIQEKIGGGSAQITGSYGMEEAKDLSIVLKAGALPAPLKMLQNVTVGPSLGSDSIEAGKMAGIAGTIAVALFMIFYYRLSGVIADFALTLNIILLFGAMASLNATLSLPGIAGIILAIGMAVDSNVLMFERMRDELRAGKTPRSAVDSGYKKAFWTIFDSHITTLITAAVLYQFGTGPIKGFAVTLGLGVMINLYTALIGTKSVFDLINSNSDVKKLSI
- the secF gene encoding protein translocase subunit SecF — its product is MFELVKNTKIDFLGKKYIAFVLSGLISIIGLFAIYQIAHGRANLGIDFAGGTSVQLKFEKPTKVHDIRKALEDGGIKDFDLQELTGENKILIRAKNIEIQLGKVSEQITSVISQKFPENKFVVDSTTEIGPKVGGKLRADAGMAIVVSTIGILIYIAIRFKLNFAVGATVATFHDVTAVLGIFFLLGKEINLILVTALLTIAGYSLTDTVVVFDRIRENLRTRLKDPVEGVMNLSINEVLSRTIVTSFTVLLTSIALFFFGGEVLHDFSLAMILGVLVGTYSSIFVASPIVLLWGGNKAFAKKS
- a CDS encoding DHH family phosphoesterase, with the translated sequence MHRRWLLNKTNAEFISYLSRAASISPVFSQILINRGIKTAAEVQDFLHPRVTGLSDPFDLHNVRPAIERIKAARKQGERVFVHGDYDADGLTATAIMVSALRTAGLDVHYFIPSRMTHGYGFNIIGVETAQKAGARLIITVDCGISSFEAAAHAQSLGIDLIITDHHEPTRKEGTKNKGQGAEDSSDGQELVTHHASRITDFMIPHAVAVINPKCSPDGSRLTVLCGAGIAFKLAQAMAIDNDITFSEDDLMPLLDLAALGTIADVVPLIGENRIIVREAMQHIQDGNRLGMRALKQAAGLDNKQLRTGLLAFTLVPRINAAGRVGDAQDVVKLFLSDAEQEAYDLAAWLDRTNSERRKIEEIVYQDALSELRGIDPAAVIMLAKEGWHPGVLGIAASKIADSFNLPAFIFTIENGIAKGSSRSIPAFDICAGLSECRDLLIAFGGHKQAAGVRLRADNLPAFEQRLRQIIQRDVSPEDLVPTLEIHASVLLNQLDTQLMHEIELLEPFGHGNPEPLLGARELEIMYPKVLKDRHLKMKLKKSASYIDAIGWDMGHLLEDLGQAAIFDAVFTPSYNDWNGNRSIQLVLKGLRPSA
- a CDS encoding tetratricopeptide repeat protein, translated to MKVTSDKAKLFLAVTILLLVVQTAIAEDLLSYHEKTGTLEIILAKLSQAEPTFFVPITAQDYFNRAEKYHKEDQIDRALLDYDKALDIDPAMVMAYERRGSIYAREEKYERAVADFNRAIGLNLHTASVFAMRGAAYSDLKEYELAIDDLSRSIKMDSKRADTYRLRGEAYSVLHDYGMAAADMKKSIELNPKACCEFHMLGDYLMQQGETEQAIIQYTKATECEPNHDTAYIHRGLVYYRTGRFANAFADFTSVTDKARTYDYVLLYAHIAGRKSNIQGLDDFTHMLSVLFSKKSADQWIVQLAGYLLGDSMNEGKLIEEAKKGKDTDDINGRLCEAYYFIAEKLLLQGATGMAEEYFRKSIDTGVQDFMEPETSKAMLRMLDGNEK
- a CDS encoding tetratricopeptide repeat protein; this translates as MAMKNSASKTISKGSGGDTMEKYFKIIAMVLIIASVSMLNMNEASAAEKPKFADADKVNALYLSGETKKAKELMLKAPENQRDIGWYGFMIHLQIRLGESKDAEITAKASISRYPKESSLYLSLASAYSAQKEYEKALETIEQARAFAAQDKKERGWVLDEKARIYKSMGEYEKAKKTYDELLQFDAGNINYILNSMMIESALGNYSICSARFEKAKADGISPYGENVGIQFLSIAAYHSGNNEDAKKHTRQLRMKNTGTFNSEIAFMSFVLDYEADAVIEMLRGTQPPGGDTTSIYYAGLKARKGDEAMLNNILAKWSELTAGELEALAIVLVHLKYQEALVVAQNLYEKNPRDPDYNYLLAFAHKNSGKDYRKYSEYAISKAPNNKVYGALLKGGNDTGQRQ
- a CDS encoding DUF3859 domain-containing protein, whose protein sequence is MMKYLSVIVGLVLSVLAGLVVAHNANAGESYSADIVEFGVYKAGNLKQVEDEPSPTGTRNKVTGLQLVEQTERIPGKLNNRFGVKWKINGPVKDENIEYIRMVKFPRPMKKADGSTQEVYRSTKPAKVGQITYDGYGFDNEWEIIPGIWTFEIWVQGKKLAEKSLTVYAPTTE